The DNA sequence aaaaatcgggagaagagacTACTCCCCCGATTTTTTCTTAGGGAGgagggacgtctgtacacaggctaggttCGCTTAACTGATGAAAGCTCGCTTCGCTAGCTGTTGATTTACTGGCAAaccaaaccttcctgcttttcACGTGCATGGTACTCTGCTGCTAACAAGCCcttaacaaaacaaggtcaccgccattaaaaaaaataataacctcTGGAACCTAGGGTAGTGTGTTGCCGGTCCTGTGACCACTCCTACCACCCTTCCCCTCCCAAGCGCTGTCCAATCGCGGGCTAACAAATAGCGAAGTTTGTTTGGATCAGTGGACCAGAGGGATGTTTGGAACTTCTTGACGTGCATTGCTGCATATTTCAAGAATGGGCTTGAGTTGCAAAACTATGGATATAGTTTACAAAGTTGCGTTGTTAACCATTACGATCGCTTTTGTTTCTTGCGAACAGTGCGAACCTGTGACGATCGAATCGTGTTCCAATGCCGGCTACACTCTAACTGCAAGATTTCCCGATGTTGACGGACGGCCTTATCAGGACGTACACAAATATCCCCTTAAAATTTACATCCCGCTGTTGGAAACGTGTTCCAGTTTCACCAGTACTATCCTATGTTCGCTTTACGTACCGAAATGTGAGGAAGGTAGAGCAAAGCCTTGGATTCCATGCCGTAAAGTCTGCAGCAAGTTTGTTGCCGAATGTGTTGGCACCCTGCGTTTGGCGGGCTTGTtaggattgtttacaactctcTGCGATCTTTTACCTGATGAGAATCCTCAATCAgcgaaaaattgtttttatcccAGCAATTTTAATGGCCCGACATCCGGAGGTTAGCTTTATTTTGCAACATCTTTTATCACTGTAATATTGTATAAAGTTTTATGAATTATGCATTCTTGAGTTACATAACCATGAATAATGATTAAGTTTTGcagattttcctttttcagataaaaatgaaacagtttcCTGCTGATTTGCTTTGTGTAACTCTCCAAGATAATAAATTTTGAGTTTCGTCCTGAAttaataaaatttcaaaattctacATTTTTTCAAGTATTGTGGAGGAAGCCGTGTCCCTATTGTATTTTGGTATTGTAAGAGAGGCATTTTGAGTTCTAATATGCCTTGTTGcaaccaaatttgtattgctaagtgtcttgcTCTTATGGAGACATTTTGCATGAAAATTTGGGACAAACTACTGCCtgaaaatgcaaaaagtccacttccacTGTTGAAGTGCATTGCTCAAAAATATGTTAGTATGTTCCCTAATTTCACTTCTCAGTTAGTCATTAAGACCATGACAAAATATCTAGTAAGCAAATTCTCCTCATCATGATGATAAGAGAATTATTCAGTCGACATAGGATGGCtcaaaccctcgctaactcaGAGCTTGTTGTGGCAACTCGAACCATAATCGATTTCCCCAAGAtatccttcatacatttaccgtaattttaccctcagtaaCTCAAACCCTTGATGACTCAAACCTCCTACAAACTcaaagtagtttttgtttggcTACAGATCATTTCTATTTAATTTTACCTTcgataatttgaattttgaaaatatcattaaattattttttaatctcTTGTTGCCCCTGAAGTAAGCTTTGTATGGTAATTGCATTGCTTCCCCACTTTGAACTCCCAATAACTTGAACCTTTTTAGATTTCCCTAGAGGGTTTGAGTTATCCGAAGGCGACTGTCTTAGAGAGAATGTGTTCATTGATATTACACTACTGTATGGCTCAAAGGTTCAAAAATTCTTTGGTAGGTCCTGTGACAAATGTTTGCCATGATGTCACAGTTCAGACATGTTCGGGTCACCTTCATTATGGCAAAACCTTTATTCCTCCAAGTCTTCAAACTGGACTGGATGAAACTATATTTAGTACAGTCATCAACAGTAAATGCTCAACAGAGCTGGAAAAGTTTCTTTGCTACACACAGTTTCCACCATGTTATCCTAACCGCCCAGCCACGACATCTGTACCATGCAAATCACTCTGTGACGTCATCGACAAGAAATGCTGGAAAGAGTTTAATGCGTTAAGCATTCCTCTACCGGACTGCAATTTCATTTACCCTAGGGAAAATACAGCAACTGGTCTTTGTAACTTAACACAGTGGCCAGCTGCTTGGCCCAAGGAATTCAGACCTTCTCCATATCGTAAGTGCGAAATTAATATTGTATACACAATGAACCTATTACTgataatacagtaaaaacctgcgacttagaacctggtttttaagaacctgttaggctaaaatttgccagttaggccccctctaaacaagaacctatttaatTAGCCTAAAATtgaaataggttcttattttctaaaagttaagaaaaaaattctgtccACCTGGGCATTCAGCATCCTCTTTGGAGACTGGGTGGATAAGGAATAATTTTGGAGGCTGCATGGCCGAGTGGTCAGGGCGTTGGACTCACAATCCGGCAGTCCCTGGTtggagtcccgctctggccacttgctggatttgttcttggtcatcccaagttcaaatcctcagcTGCACTTGTAAATTATTTAGCCAACTGGTtacctcctgccagttggggtttttaatcttgttatgttgtatttgaattatttgtttctattaTAAggatttgagtggagtgcctgtaaactagctggataagctaagtgcactttccactataaacaagcctttttttttctttttcttatacTAACTTGTAACTAAATCCTCTTAGacgtatttttttcttcagaaaataagaacctatttaagaacctacataGTCTAAATTtttgctaattaccatttatgtaagaacatGTTTAGGCTAACGTGGTAAAATGCAAGTAATCTTAATTATAATTAGTcacgggtttttactgtactacATGACGCATTGACCTGCAAGCATGTGGTCAAAATAGTAATTATtggccaagtttttttttgcatttttgtgcACCAAAACAAAGTTAAGGttcataaaaatacaaaaaatcaaGGCCAATTTTGATCCATTTTGACTAAAGAAGCAAGGATTCATCATATTgccaaaagaaaacgtttttctacAGGAACAAGGCAGGGAATCTCAAGCCTGTGATAGGAAAATTgttcaaagaaataaaacttgagACTCCATTGCCTCCCTTCAAGATGATCATGAGTAATGCGTCATCTTCACTTTGTTAATTTGAACATTCTaagtataatttgtttttttattttgtcaatttttttaaacagctCTTGGATCCTGTGAAGAAATCACTGTCAAATCATGTGCCAATGCAGGTTACAAATTAACAGCCCGATTTGGCAAACAGTTCCAAGATTACAAAGGACAACTCCTCGATAAACTCCTTCCTCTTCTGCAATCTTGTTCACAGCACAGTAGTCTGATCCTTTGCTCTTTGTATCTTCCAAAATGCATTAAAGGAGTTGGCCGACCCATGTTGCCATGCCGACAAGTTTGTCTggattttgctgaaaaatgtaAGAGTCAACTTCAGTATGCATCAACTCATGGAATGACAGTGGCTCTTTGCGATCTTCTGCCAGTTTTTGATGGGACCTCAGACAAATGCATCATGCCACCAAACTTTCAGTCAAGCAATTTATGTAagttaaatataaatataaacactTAATTATTCTCTTCCCCTTGAGGTTTTTCAGAGATAATGAACCAGTATTTCAAATGGCACATAATATGGTTAAGATTCCCATCTGGTAGGAGGTGAACTAGTTGGTTATTTACAGGCTGGCAAGGGCTTTGAACTCAGGAATACAGAGAACAAATCAAGCTAGCCGTCAGAGTGAAACTTGAACTTGTGCCTCCGAAATACAAGTCCAGTGCTCTAACTGCTTGGCCATCCTGCCTCCAGAAGTTGATCTGGGTGAAAAATCATTGGCCTTAATGTTTTAGTACAGCTGTTGAGTGCAGCATGCTGTATGTACAGCTTGTATATAACAAGTCACAGAGCTCAAGGCATGATTTGCATGTTAAATGGTGCTCTTAACAGACCCTTTTTGATAGAGTGTGAGAATGTCATCTCATTCTGCACAATTTCCAATTTGTCATGTTattggaaataaataaatttgatttttggCAATCTAAGGAATGTACTTTTCGTGAGcactggttagctcagttggtagagcaccgGACTCTCATGCGGGAGGTCCTGGGTTTGAACCCCAGATCACAGCAAGGAGAACATGCTAACTttgcaatgacatctgcaaatggttagatgTTCTATTCTTCTCGGATAGGGACAATAAATCGTAAGCCCCGTCTCCTGCATCTTCAGTGTTATATGGTCAGTaggggacgttaaagaacccacgcACTTGAACAGGGTAGCTGGCCTCGTTTTGTGGGTTGGTGCTTCACACCGGGTTAAATTCATTGCACCTACCCCAATGTACAGAATTGTCCAAGAAAAATGAGTATGagtaaaataagaaataaaaagacaCTTTATTCTAGATTCATGACAACATGAGGAATTAGTTTTGGGGGCTCTGAATTTGTTTAAAATCTGAGTTAAGCCTTAATCAAACAccgaagttttttttattttgtccataaatttatatttgaatttttattaaCAGTGCAAGATCGTGCCAGATCACATAATACCAGAAGCCCCTTCAGTCTGATCTGACTCTAAAAGGTTGAAAGAGCTCTGAGTCAAATAGCCTGCTTGGTGGGCGTTGAAAGGGAAAGGGGGATGTCAGGTGCACGAGAGCGCGAGGGTTGCACCCAAATTTCTCCCTTTCTCTCTTAACTTCTGTCAGGCAGGCTGAGTCAAATAAGAAGAGGTACTGAATTTTATCTCTAACAAAAATTTTGACATGTTTCTCATTCTAGTTTCTTCCAGGAATGTctgtcacaaaatgacatcaaaCAAGTGTTCAAATGACCTCCATTACAGCAAAACTTTTGTTCCATCAGATGATCAGAACCCAATTGTGTTAACGGGTCTACAGCGCGTAATAGACTCAAATTGTTCTCCAGATGTCGAGAAATACCTATGCTACATCAGTTTACCGCCGTGCACGCTCAACTCCTCTGTGGTTCACCTTCCCTGTAGAGAGCTCTGTAACAGAGTGAACCGCGACTGTGCAGATGCTTTGAGAAACAACTCTATTCCAGCACTGCATTGTGACTATCTATTTCCTCCAGGAGATGGTGACCGCGATGGATTGTGTGATTTGAAGAAGTGGCCAGCCCCATGGCCGTGGAAAATTCCCGATCCTGTTCCTCCAACCTCAGGTGTGTATAAAGTGGTTTTAAAACGGTGGAATACTTTTCGGAAGCTGTTGTTGTTCCTTGATGACCCTTTTCCGAGGGAAaaacttaattttgtttttcgagTATCTGAGCAACGTTTCCTGAGGTGGAGCCGAAGAAAACACCGGTATTATTGAGtaacatttaagcaatagaaaacgttttccgtgtgatataaacacgagaggagttgggagaattcgagacagttatgcagaCCCGAGACGAAATCAACGCTTtccataactgtcgagaattctccaatcccctcgagtgtttatgtCCAGCTATGCAAATAcagtgaaaaaaatgttttactgcttttataaattaactttcccgagaaaaaacgcaaaactctttgttatggcactgattaaaagagaaattatcACCAatcacgaagtcttgcacgcctCATTAGTTCTTGTTTTGCGAAAAAAGAGGCTTTCCaaaattctgatttttctcgcttaaaattgACACAACATGGCAAATCATCTTGACGTCAccaccatgtttacatactctcgtGCAAACACACCTCTCGGCCAATCATAGTGCGCGTGCTATTTCAGTTATTAGAGatattaagattcacgtttaccgcaaacggcaaacatcagactcaagttgagaatttctcagattGGAAAATAAGCACATAAAAACAGTCCCGAACGATTCCTATGGTTAAAGCTGGCGTAAAACTACAagtttttgtgtagaagcaataaagagagaacggaaaataaggggaaaacttggtcacatggtacaaattcacgtctgccgtttggTGTAAActtgaatcttaatctctctattttaTAAAATGCACTGCTGCCCTCTGAGAAAACAACGGGAAATATAGGACTACCTTTTCAACGTTCCCGGGAATTTTCCTTTGGAACGCCTGAAAAACGTGTGTTCCATTTTTATCCCAACCGTAATTTCTGGAATTTCTTGGTAAATGGAAGGCGCCCCGTACCGGCTGCTTTTGGTTATCAACCCTCTCTCCTGCCCAAGTAATGTAATAATACTTTtttatatacagtaaaaacccgcaactaagaacctaaaaataccccctataaacaagaacctatttagcctaagaaatttaaaacaggttcttattttctaaaatcatactagtacattacagctgcattgcaagaatcatatttgaagcaaaaaaagcagattgccattgttgtaaaaatgtttttttaagaaaaatgagTGCAATATATGTAGACTTACAAAGCATACTAAGCAATATGTAgatgttttaattcttttttctccggattaagaacccattttaagaacctaaatagcctaaaattctgttaactaccatttatataagaacctctttaggctaactcctaaaaatgttggttcttagttgcgggtttttactgtattataATTGTCCTAACAGCTGGGCCTGCTAAGTGTGTTCCGCTGAAAGCAAAAGTATGTGAAGGAGCTGGTTACGACTACACGGCAAACTTTCCACCAATTGATGGCAAGTCATACCAAGAAATCAAATCAAGAAGTTTGCAGTTTTTCTTGGATTTCCTAAAAATATGCTCACCGTACAGCAAAGCCGTTATGTGCTCTTTTTCAATGCCCAAGTGTGTGGAAGGCGTTGAGCGACCCATACCGCCCTGTCGGAGTGTTTGTCTGGAGTTCGTGGGGAGCTGTCAGAGGTTACTCTCCTTAGCCTCACATGCTGGTTTGTTCAGAGCACTTTGTGATCTCTTACCAGAACAGGATTCCTGGCCAAATACTTGCTTTGTTCCTGACGGATTTAAACGCACTCTTCCTGCTGGTGGGTCAATTTTCAAAGTGATTACCGATTATTAGGTATTTTATCAGTCAAAGGTCCTGTTAGAAAGACACCCTCGGGAAAGGCTAAAAACGTGTCAAAATATCCTCCACTTTcgccgacactgaggtgaacaATTTCTTTAGTATATACCACGCTAGCTGAATAACTAGTGGACTAaagttgctttatttttctcaattCCCTGGAAATCTAAAATCTCGCGCTCCGCGCTGTGCATATCAACGCTTACAAAGTCACATGATAACTCAGgtgattataataaattaaGTCAGACGACGAAGTGAACGAAATCACTTTACACGTTCGACAATCTTTAGTAataaaattccaatgtttcTGGAATCAACAAGAAGGATCCATTTCAAATCGTAAATGTTTTTTGCTTCTCTTCGTCTACTCGGACGTGAATATTACTTATAGTATATACTTATTACCACGAGGCTTCCCAATCAACTGTAGCTAAACAGCGCGCCGAAACCCATTATTCACTTGTGTGGTATATACTAACAAAGGTCATgtttaaaatgaatgagttttAATTGGAAACGATTTAGACCTGAGAATAAGTTTGACAAACTTATGCACAACTATCTTTTCTCCTACTTTCAATAATTTCAAGTATTagttttttctctattttcttcAGTTGCCAAACGTGGCGGTACATGCAGCAAAGTTGTCAAACCACAATACTGCACTGCTGATTTACACTATAATCAGACGTTTGTTCCAGAGAGAAACCAGTCTAGTTACTCTGTTCTACAGGGTATTTTGAGCTCCAAATGCTCATCAGAATTTGAAAAGTACCTCTGCTACACATCTGTTCCTCCATGTAAGCCAAATGATCTGTCTGTGTATGTGCCTTGCCGAGATATCTGTGAGCAGGTAAGCAAATATGGTGCCCTAAAGTAacgagagttttttttttattatttcaccTGTATCGCTGTGCATCTCAGACTGAAGTCATTACTCAGTGCCTTTAACCTTACCCGTAttatattaaccctttaaaggagctgtgtcacgaaattcagccaaattaggaaattacaaaatgcccgttaaatcaagagaaacgtaaaattaaCCGCTTAAAACGTTAAAGGAAGTGAATAGATTCAACAGAT is a window from the Porites lutea chromosome 10, jaPorLute2.1, whole genome shotgun sequence genome containing:
- the LOC140950045 gene encoding uncharacterized protein, encoding MGLSCKTMDIVYKVALLTITIAFVSCEQCEPVTIESCSNAGYTLTARFPDVDGRPYQDVHKYPLKIYIPLLETCSSFTSTILCSLYVPKCEEGRAKPWIPCRKVCSKFVAECVGTLRLAGLLGLFTTLCDLLPDENPQSAKNCFYPSNFNGPTSGGPVTNVCHDVTVQTCSGHLHYGKTFIPPSLQTGLDETIFSTVINSKCSTELEKFLCYTQFPPCYPNRPATTSVPCKSLCDVIDKKCWKEFNALSIPLPDCNFIYPRENTATGLCNLTQWPAAWPKEFRPSPYPLGSCEEITVKSCANAGYKLTARFGKQFQDYKGQLLDKLLPLLQSCSQHSSLILCSLYLPKCIKGVGRPMLPCRQVCLDFAEKCKSQLQYASTHGMTVALCDLLPVFDGTSDKCIMPPNFQSSNLFSSRNVCHKMTSNKCSNDLHYSKTFVPSDDQNPIVLTGLQRVIDSNCSPDVEKYLCYISLPPCTLNSSVVHLPCRELCNRVNRDCADALRNNSIPALHCDYLFPPGDGDRDGLCDLKKWPAPWPWKIPDPVPPTSAGPAKCVPLKAKVCEGAGYDYTANFPPIDGKSYQEIKSRSLQFFLDFLKICSPYSKAVMCSFSMPKCVEGVERPIPPCRSVCLEFVGSCQRLLSLASHAGLFRALCDLLPEQDSWPNTCFVPDGFKRTLPAVAKRGGTCSKVVKPQYCTADLHYNQTFVPERNQSSYSVLQGILSSKCSSEFEKYLCYTSVPPCKPNDLSVYVPCRDICEQVKRDCAGEFEKAGILIPDCSWIYPDESNPTGLCKVDKFPAPWPAKRVAEEAAGTKEPQKSSPRGGLIAGIVILLFVIIASVGIGVMYFRWRKGKQQFAAQRFENTPEPNDVQL